From one Ignisphaera cupida genomic stretch:
- a CDS encoding CTP-dependent riboflavin kinase: MVFVKLVGVVVKGVGEGRKYVEIYSKAFEDALGFKPYPGTLNVELNKESELKMPTILNSKPYAVINPPQNHLVAVYVWKSFVGKINSSSKIVAYVVRPMKTVHGLNIVELISSENIRKKLGLVDGDFVEIDVVL; this comes from the coding sequence ATGGTTTTTGTTAAGCTTGTAGGTGTTGTTGTTAAGGGTGTTGGAGAAGGAAGAAAGTATGTTGAGATTTACAGTAAAGCTTTTGAAGATGCACTGGGGTTTAAACCATATCCAGGAACATTAAATGTTGAGTTAAATAAAGAATCTGAACTTAAAATGCCTACTATTCTCAATTCAAAACCATATGCGGTAATAAATCCTCCTCAAAATCATCTAGTAGCAGTGTATGTATGGAAAAGCTTTGTAGGCAAAATCAATAGCTCAAGCAAAATAGTTGCATATGTTGTAAGACCCATGAAAACTGTTCATGGTCTTAACATTGTAGAGCTTATATCGAGTGAAAACATTAGGAAAAAACTTGGTCTTGTTGATGGGGATTTTGTTGAAATAGATGTTGTTTTGTAG
- a CDS encoding LysE family transporter, with protein MDKIVSLALQTIMVTPSGALSPGPLTIATMSIGVKSGWRGGALVALGHMLFEFPYILALTTMFSEVNRILSTSIGNVIAVAGVIIILYFAYMLLRDAAKGFNLATRKSHFYGNPIVVGFFFTALNVFFLLWWISIGMTLISTIASLGIFSILVMYPAHVWMDFLWLMAVAEATKKGSKLLSEKGYRVMLGFFGLLLIIFAVNIVLKRFAGLSIIP; from the coding sequence ATGGATAAAATAGTTTCGCTTGCTCTTCAAACAATTATGGTAACACCATCAGGAGCCTTGAGCCCAGGCCCACTAACAATTGCAACAATGTCCATTGGTGTGAAATCTGGTTGGAGAGGTGGTGCCCTGGTTGCCTTGGGTCACATGCTTTTCGAGTTTCCATATATTTTAGCACTTACAACAATGTTTAGTGAAGTGAATAGAATTTTGTCAACATCTATTGGCAATGTCATAGCTGTTGCTGGAGTCATTATAATACTGTATTTTGCTTATATGCTTCTAAGAGATGCTGCAAAGGGTTTTAATCTAGCTACTAGAAAATCGCATTTCTATGGCAATCCAATTGTTGTAGGCTTTTTCTTTACAGCATTAAACGTATTCTTTCTACTGTGGTGGATTAGTATAGGAATGACATTGATTTCAACTATAGCCTCTCTTGGAATTTTCTCAATACTTGTTATGTACCCTGCTCATGTTTGGATGGATTTTTTATGGCTTATGGCGGTTGCTGAAGCCACTAAAAAGGGATCTAAACTTCTTAGTGAAAAAGGTTATAGAGTTATGCTAGGCTTTTTCGGATTGCTTTTAATAATCTTTGCAGTAAACATTGTTTTAAAGAGGTTCGCAGGATTGTCAATAATACCCTAA
- a CDS encoding tryptophan--tRNA ligase, producing the protein MEIEEIHITPWEAEAFVDYERLVKIFGAKPLTDREVDMLANVAGEVHVMIRRRVFYSHRDFDIFLEAYKSGRRCALYTGRGPSGHTHLGHILPWIFTKWLQDKLGLELFFQMTDDEKYWHSESGSLEEFNSLAYENILDLAALGLDPSKTHVIIDSEDISYLYPIAIKIAKKITYSTQKASFGFTDSTNIGMIYYPVLQMAVAFLPSELYRDQVMVLIPAGIDQDPYWRLTRDIAPSLNYPKPAQIHNKLLPGLGIGGKMSSSKPETAIYTTDPPDVAKQKIMKAFTGGQPTAQLQRKYGGNPDACPIYKMYEMLFEDDDKKLLDRYNACKTGNLLCGECKAELAERVAKFLINHQERRGKALNYVEKYLIRHKFDVPKVRNPNRNTK; encoded by the coding sequence GTGGAAATAGAGGAAATTCATATAACTCCATGGGAGGCAGAGGCTTTTGTAGATTATGAAAGACTTGTAAAGATTTTTGGTGCAAAACCGTTAACGGATAGAGAAGTTGATATGCTAGCAAATGTTGCTGGAGAAGTTCATGTAATGATTAGGAGAAGAGTGTTCTATTCTCACAGAGATTTTGACATATTTTTAGAGGCATACAAATCTGGAAGAAGATGTGCTTTATATACTGGCAGAGGTCCATCGGGACATACACATCTTGGTCACATTCTTCCATGGATATTTACAAAGTGGTTGCAGGATAAACTTGGACTAGAGCTATTCTTTCAAATGACTGACGATGAGAAGTATTGGCATAGTGAATCAGGGTCTCTGGAAGAGTTCAATAGCTTAGCATATGAAAACATTCTTGACCTAGCTGCTCTTGGCTTAGACCCATCGAAAACCCATGTCATTATCGATTCTGAGGATATTAGCTATTTATATCCAATAGCTATAAAAATTGCTAAGAAAATCACATATTCCACACAAAAAGCATCATTTGGATTTACAGACTCAACAAACATTGGAATGATCTACTACCCAGTTCTTCAAATGGCTGTAGCATTTCTACCATCAGAACTATACAGAGACCAGGTAATGGTTTTAATTCCTGCCGGAATAGACCAGGATCCATACTGGAGACTCACAAGAGATATTGCACCATCGCTTAACTATCCAAAACCAGCTCAGATACATAACAAGCTTCTTCCAGGACTTGGAATAGGAGGAAAAATGTCTTCATCAAAACCAGAAACGGCAATATATACAACAGATCCACCTGATGTAGCAAAGCAAAAAATAATGAAGGCATTTACAGGAGGTCAGCCAACAGCACAACTGCAGAGAAAGTATGGGGGTAATCCAGATGCTTGCCCTATTTACAAAATGTATGAAATGCTTTTTGAAGATGATGATAAAAAGCTTTTAGATAGATACAATGCATGTAAAACAGGCAATTTATTATGTGGGGAATGCAAAGCTGAGCTAGCAGAAAGAGTGGCAAAATTTTTAATTAATCACCAGGAAAGAAGAGGAAAGGCTTTGAACTATGTAGAGAAGTATTTAATTAGACACAAATTTGATGTGCCAAAGGTTAGAAACCCAAACCGTAACACAAAATAA